In Reichenbachiella agarivorans, one genomic interval encodes:
- the pfkA gene encoding 6-phosphofructokinase: MKKIAVFTSGGDSPGMNACIRSVVRSAISLDLEVFGIKYGYDGMIRGEIKKMESQSVSNIVQTGGTILKSARSEEFRTKEGRKKAYENLKKHGIEGIVAIGGDGTFTGANLFYDEFGIPVVGAPGTIDNDLYGSDYTIGFDTAVNTALDAIDKIRDTAASHDRVFFVEVMGRHSGYIAIQSGIGGGAEMVMVPETSTTIDDVISKLREGRDNKKGSSIIVVAEGDAQGSAHEIAARVKIHTPNMDIKVTNLGHIQRGGAPTAFDRILASRLGLAAVEGLINGQKGVMVGVIDNKITYTNLKLSISKSKPLNQELVRLTKILSI, translated from the coding sequence ATGAAAAAAATTGCAGTATTTACTTCTGGTGGAGACTCGCCAGGTATGAACGCCTGCATCAGGTCAGTAGTAAGAAGTGCCATATCCTTGGATTTAGAAGTATTCGGAATCAAGTATGGATATGACGGCATGATCAGAGGCGAAATTAAAAAAATGGAATCTCAGTCTGTCAGCAACATTGTACAGACAGGTGGTACGATCCTCAAATCCGCACGTAGTGAAGAGTTCAGAACCAAAGAAGGGAGAAAAAAAGCTTACGAGAATCTCAAAAAACATGGCATAGAAGGCATAGTAGCCATCGGTGGTGATGGTACTTTTACTGGTGCCAACCTCTTCTATGATGAATTTGGTATTCCAGTTGTAGGAGCTCCAGGCACTATCGACAATGACCTATATGGATCTGATTACACTATTGGTTTTGATACAGCTGTCAACACAGCACTAGATGCAATAGACAAAATCAGAGACACTGCCGCTTCTCATGACAGAGTGTTCTTTGTCGAGGTAATGGGACGTCACAGTGGATATATCGCCATCCAATCAGGTATTGGCGGTGGAGCAGAAATGGTCATGGTACCAGAGACCTCCACGACCATCGACGATGTGATCTCCAAACTAAGAGAAGGCCGAGACAACAAAAAAGGATCTTCGATCATCGTGGTAGCTGAGGGTGATGCCCAAGGAAGTGCTCATGAAATCGCAGCACGGGTCAAAATACACACGCCTAACATGGACATTAAGGTTACCAACCTTGGTCACATCCAGCGTGGCGGTGCTCCCACGGCATTCGACAGAATCTTGGCTTCTAGGTTAGGCCTAGCTGCAGTAGAAGGTTTGATCAATGGACAAAAAGGGGTAATGGTAGGTGTCATCGACAACAAAATAACTTATACAAATTTGAAATTGTCAATTTCAAAGTCCAAGCCATTGAATCAGGAATTGGTAAGATTGACCAAAATCTTGAGCATTTGA
- a CDS encoding DUF4230 domain-containing protein yields the protein MIRLIRSILQILPWILLLAMLSWMVVEEKFFGDDPTVREEIYLSSVLSKVEQMGKLELVKYNFQEVTELKQVADYIDLKLFKYKPVPDSKAVLISTGMAVGCINLTQINRKSIREKNDTLYVRLPQPELCYFKIDLEQSRIYDLQIDYMNKEDKAKFMERLYQEAETKIRSSALEMGILEQTKENAKTILTPIFEGLSDKAVIFTFDIPTEKILRK from the coding sequence GTGATTAGATTAATAAGAAGCATACTACAAATACTGCCATGGATTCTACTCCTGGCTATGCTATCATGGATGGTAGTAGAGGAAAAATTCTTTGGTGACGATCCCACTGTAAGAGAAGAAATCTATCTATCATCCGTCCTGAGCAAAGTGGAGCAAATGGGCAAACTAGAACTGGTCAAGTACAACTTCCAAGAAGTCACAGAGCTCAAACAAGTGGCTGATTACATCGATCTCAAACTGTTCAAATACAAACCTGTCCCTGACTCCAAAGCTGTACTCATCAGTACTGGCATGGCGGTGGGCTGCATCAATCTGACACAAATCAACAGGAAATCCATCCGTGAAAAAAATGACACCCTGTATGTCAGACTCCCACAACCAGAGCTCTGCTATTTCAAAATAGATTTGGAGCAATCACGTATCTATGACCTACAGATCGACTACATGAACAAAGAAGACAAAGCAAAATTCATGGAAAGACTCTACCAAGAAGCAGAAACAAAAATCAGGTCTTCTGCACTGGAAATGGGCATTCTTGAGCAAACCAAAGAAAACGCAAAAACCATCCTCACGCCTATTTTTGAGGGATTGAGTGATAAAGCCGTTATTTTCACATTTGATATTCCAACCGAAAAAATCCTACGCAAATAG
- a CDS encoding VOC family protein, whose amino-acid sequence MKVLLLIVFVLTVGWTSAQTTNNMKLNAGIITEKLQETKKFYTEVLDFGVSFENEFYLLLHTPNNSAEISFLQPNHPSQETIFQSEFNGKGVYLTIEVENVDEVYKQLKEKGVQMKIEIRNEPWGDRHFAIKDPNGIGIDIVTYTKPYE is encoded by the coding sequence ATGAAGGTATTATTATTAATTGTATTTGTTCTTACCGTAGGTTGGACAAGTGCACAAACAACAAACAACATGAAACTTAACGCTGGGATAATTACTGAAAAATTACAGGAAACCAAGAAATTCTACACAGAAGTTTTGGACTTTGGAGTAAGTTTTGAAAACGAATTTTATCTATTACTTCACACACCCAACAATTCGGCAGAAATCAGTTTTTTGCAACCGAATCACCCAAGCCAAGAAACTATTTTCCAATCGGAATTTAATGGAAAGGGCGTTTATTTGACAATTGAGGTTGAAAACGTAGATGAAGTGTACAAGCAACTAAAAGAAAAAGGAGTCCAGATGAAAATCGAAATCCGCAACGAACCTTGGGGAGACAGACATTTTGCAATCAAAGACCCAAATGGAATTGGAATTGACATTGTGACTTATACAAAACCTTATGAATAA
- a CDS encoding pyridoxal-phosphate dependent enzyme: MMKTEKKIDPNFLQNAISPESKKLSEMVQDSSLSLLDRVESYEDIINIEVGDTALSRARNIERETGFRQLYLKFEGGNPTGTQKDRIAFAQCLDALRRGYDTITVATCGNYGASVALAAYLAGLRCIIHIPKNYHTDRIHEMEAAKAEVHSIEGSYEDTVRVSSEMALVEGWYDANPGGSNTALQIMAYAEIADEIYDQLRDAPKIIAVPVSNGTLLAGIYRGFVSLYKRGKTSRIPMMVAASSSHKNPIVHSFKKGLENCVDLIPDKIKETVVNEPLINWHSFDGEEALYALRQSNGSAYNVSDEKMLKVSKMLKEKEGLHVLPASTAGLEALLEMDHKTELEPDRYVAILTSRR; the protein is encoded by the coding sequence ATGATGAAGACTGAAAAAAAGATTGATCCCAATTTCCTCCAAAACGCCATTTCACCTGAGTCCAAAAAACTGAGTGAGATGGTTCAAGATTCGTCACTGAGTCTCTTGGATAGGGTAGAGTCATATGAAGACATTATCAACATCGAAGTAGGTGATACGGCATTGTCCCGTGCTAGAAACATCGAGCGAGAGACGGGGTTTCGTCAGCTCTACCTCAAGTTTGAGGGTGGAAACCCTACAGGAACCCAAAAAGATAGAATTGCCTTCGCGCAATGTCTGGATGCGTTGCGGCGGGGCTATGACACGATCACTGTAGCGACGTGTGGCAACTATGGTGCATCTGTTGCCTTGGCAGCTTACTTGGCGGGCTTGCGCTGCATCATTCATATCCCCAAAAACTACCACACCGATCGTATCCATGAGATGGAAGCCGCTAAGGCCGAGGTGCACAGCATCGAAGGTTCCTACGAAGACACAGTCAGGGTATCGAGTGAGATGGCTTTGGTAGAGGGCTGGTATGATGCCAATCCTGGCGGATCCAATACCGCACTGCAAATAATGGCTTATGCCGAGATCGCTGATGAAATCTATGATCAACTCAGGGATGCGCCCAAGATCATTGCCGTACCTGTATCCAATGGTACTTTGCTGGCAGGTATCTACCGTGGATTTGTGAGTTTGTACAAACGCGGCAAGACATCCAGAATACCCATGATGGTGGCTGCTTCTTCTTCTCACAAGAACCCAATTGTTCATTCCTTCAAAAAAGGATTGGAAAATTGTGTCGATTTGATCCCAGACAAAATCAAAGAAACCGTCGTAAACGAACCACTCATCAACTGGCACAGTTTCGATGGAGAAGAGGCACTCTATGCCCTCCGTCAATCCAATGGCAGTGCCTACAATGTCAGCGATGAAAAAATGCTGAAAGTCTCCAAAATGCTCAAAGAGAAGGAAGGGCTGCATGTGCTGCCTGCCTCGACTGCTGGATTGGAAGCATTGTTGGAGATGGATCACAAAACCGAATTAGAACCTGATCGCTATGTGGCGATCCTTACAAGTAGAAGATGA
- a CDS encoding mandelate racemase/muconate lactonizing enzyme family protein has protein sequence MRIVALECWQEKLKLLEPYTIAYETIDSATNVFLRIETDKGINGYGCAAPDWEVTGETGATVLAAFQQIIEPYLKGKEPFSYALILEELKGLLKNQPSALCMVDMALFDLIGKKTQEPVYRLLGGYRDSIPTSVTVGILSVDETLERAKDFIQQGFFILKIKGGSDIEVDIERIMKLREMVGPEMEIRFDANQGYTVAQAVDFMHKIRSANIELLEQPTHKENDNLLKQVSNQVSVPVMADESLMTLKDVFHLTSNNCTDMINIKLMKAGGIMEAMRINAVAKAANVETMVGCMDESSMGIAAGLHFALARPNILYADLDGHFDLIDDPFASMVKCKKGILYPSTRPGFGWER, from the coding sequence TTGAGAATCGTTGCCCTAGAATGCTGGCAGGAAAAGCTGAAGCTACTAGAACCCTATACGATAGCCTATGAAACGATAGATTCTGCCACCAATGTATTCCTGCGGATAGAAACGGACAAGGGAATCAATGGCTATGGCTGTGCCGCACCTGATTGGGAAGTCACAGGAGAGACGGGTGCAACCGTACTTGCAGCGTTTCAACAGATCATAGAACCCTATTTGAAGGGCAAAGAGCCCTTTTCCTATGCATTGATATTGGAGGAGTTGAAAGGTTTGCTCAAGAATCAGCCCTCCGCATTGTGTATGGTAGATATGGCACTCTTTGACTTGATCGGCAAGAAGACACAAGAGCCCGTTTATAGATTATTGGGAGGGTACAGAGATAGTATTCCTACGAGTGTGACTGTAGGGATATTGTCAGTGGATGAAACTTTGGAGAGAGCCAAGGATTTCATCCAACAAGGATTTTTCATCCTAAAGATAAAAGGGGGCTCTGATATCGAAGTTGATATTGAGCGAATCATGAAGTTGAGGGAAATGGTCGGTCCTGAGATGGAGATTCGTTTTGATGCGAATCAGGGGTACACAGTCGCACAGGCGGTAGATTTTATGCACAAGATACGATCTGCCAATATTGAATTGCTGGAGCAGCCTACGCACAAAGAAAACGACAATCTACTCAAGCAGGTAAGCAATCAAGTGTCTGTACCGGTGATGGCGGATGAAAGTTTGATGACGCTCAAAGACGTTTTTCATTTGACGTCCAACAACTGTACAGATATGATCAATATCAAGCTCATGAAAGCAGGAGGCATCATGGAGGCCATGCGCATCAATGCAGTCGCCAAAGCTGCCAATGTAGAGACCATGGTAGGATGCATGGACGAATCATCCATGGGAATAGCGGCGGGGTTACATTTTGCACTTGCTCGCCCCAATATCCTTTATGCTGACCTGGATGGGCATTTTGACTTGATTGACGATCCTTTTGCCTCAATGGTGAAATGCAAAAAAGGCATATTGTATCCATCCACTCGACCTGGTTTTGGTTGGGAACGATAA
- a CDS encoding RNA polymerase sigma factor — translation MKNVQNLSSHTDEQLVQSLQQGNKLAMGELYSRYYMLVFAKCLSFVKNTDDASDLAQDVMLRVMEKAAGFKGESKFSTWLYSVTFNYCTDKLRKAKSKHFEPIHEHFDMEDDADAVQELEVAMEQIVQENVWQTISEEDQQLLMMKYQQNMSIKDLQLMYNLSASAVKMRLMRAREKAVTLRNLSLLGHAA, via the coding sequence ATGAAGAACGTCCAAAACCTATCCAGTCACACAGATGAGCAACTCGTCCAGAGCCTCCAGCAGGGAAACAAGCTTGCCATGGGAGAGTTGTATTCTCGGTATTATATGTTGGTGTTTGCCAAGTGTCTTTCCTTTGTGAAGAATACCGATGATGCCAGTGATTTGGCACAAGATGTGATGCTGCGTGTGATGGAAAAAGCCGCAGGGTTCAAGGGAGAATCCAAATTTTCTACCTGGCTGTACAGTGTCACTTTCAACTACTGCACCGACAAGTTGAGAAAGGCCAAATCCAAACATTTTGAGCCGATCCATGAGCATTTTGATATGGAAGACGATGCGGATGCAGTCCAAGAATTGGAAGTGGCTATGGAACAAATCGTACAAGAAAATGTATGGCAAACCATCTCAGAAGAAGACCAGCAATTGCTCATGATGAAATACCAGCAAAATATGTCTATCAAAGACCTACAGCTAATGTACAACCTGTCTGCCAGTGCAGTAAAGATGCGGTTGATGAGAGCAAGAGAAAAGGCTGTAACCCTCAGAAACCTTAGTTTGTTGGGGCACGCCGCTTAA
- a CDS encoding helix-turn-helix domain-containing protein, translating into MDVVHNAKKEVNELKIIREYYKPIQPTVSDSDNEISYQESKPNNKIENLVYCFWQLKAQKLLNNDYNYRVVSDGCIDIFFNCKQPMESFVMGFCRRFVQFPIGKEFDYIGIRFLPSAFSYLFGVDARSLSNQSQELIKVLPNFSDWINSEIKPTDSFENIKKILNEKIIGFSKRQDVHYDQRFLDSLSLILKKNGNLNTEKDLNTGLSPRQLRRIFNFYIGTTAKSFSNVVRFQYILNAKPSKQSLRENKLYFDVGFFDQAHFVKSFKTYYGVTPSEAFH; encoded by the coding sequence TTGGACGTTGTACATAATGCGAAAAAAGAAGTGAATGAGCTAAAAATCATAAGAGAATATTACAAACCGATTCAACCAACAGTGTCGGATAGTGATAACGAAATTAGTTACCAAGAAAGTAAACCAAATAACAAAATTGAAAATTTAGTTTACTGTTTTTGGCAACTTAAAGCACAGAAACTATTAAACAACGATTACAATTACCGAGTTGTTTCAGACGGTTGTATTGACATATTTTTTAACTGTAAACAACCGATGGAAAGCTTTGTGATGGGATTTTGTAGAAGGTTTGTTCAATTCCCCATTGGAAAGGAATTTGATTACATAGGTATTCGGTTCTTGCCTTCTGCATTTTCATACTTGTTTGGAGTTGATGCACGAAGCTTAAGCAATCAATCTCAGGAACTGATCAAAGTTTTACCTAACTTTTCGGACTGGATAAATTCAGAAATAAAACCTACGGATTCATTTGAAAACATTAAAAAAATACTGAACGAAAAAATAATTGGATTTTCAAAAAGACAAGATGTTCATTATGACCAACGTTTTTTAGATTCACTAAGTCTGATTTTAAAAAAAAATGGAAATTTGAACACCGAGAAAGACCTTAATACGGGCTTAAGCCCAAGACAACTTCGCAGAATTTTTAACTTTTATATCGGAACTACAGCTAAATCGTTTAGCAATGTTGTACGCTTTCAGTATATTTTAAATGCAAAGCCTTCTAAACAAAGTCTAAGAGAAAACAAACTCTACTTTGATGTTGGATTTTTTGACCAAGCCCATTTTGTTAAAAGCTTCAAAACCTACTACGGAGTTACACCTTCAGAAGCCTTCCATTAA
- a CDS encoding carboxypeptidase regulatory-like domain-containing protein — translation MKNRYFLSVALGIVAILFASCNDDKVSLNFKQDITVTIQGIVYDNNGHTPLSGVLVTLGADTVTTLADGYYSFEGNSSGSYLLKFSKENYMTMVQQVVEVAKEFTANSIVNTSPVFMYEKTETLTTSFYWSNGIEDVPLANMEVRLEILYDYEEPDYYGGEYYLSEGARVVETEGVEEMGESGIFFEDAVIVATTDDLGKISFTNLPNIEVHMSLRHEFDQKRFSFDRYELPSDYSTSYILYYNSATEFRLIHTNLTDEDGNQVYDFDPADNITFQFSEEVSYASATLHKNNVGVDVLVTVTTSGNTVTIDPNGTSLEPGVSYNVSLNVSSVLGHTYQTDIDFTVSVNSIVLTKVLNLNLDESYYSSYSVYESDNFVYIEFDSVAGASDYEIYGKYSGGTDEFVYLNTAYSEFEDVYVYLLNSGISVPEGKNGLFDGNTYTLIVRAVLDGAKGPFSDPLVISEGDNRQSPIVVR, via the coding sequence ATGAAAAACCGTTACTTTTTAAGTGTAGCACTAGGTATAGTCGCTATATTATTTGCGTCATGCAATGATGATAAAGTGTCGTTGAATTTCAAACAAGACATCACTGTCACCATTCAAGGCATAGTCTATGACAACAATGGCCACACGCCACTCTCAGGTGTCCTGGTGACACTGGGTGCGGATACGGTCACCACTTTGGCCGACGGCTATTACTCATTCGAAGGCAACTCATCGGGTTCTTATTTACTCAAGTTTTCGAAAGAAAACTACATGACCATGGTACAGCAAGTGGTCGAAGTAGCCAAAGAATTTACCGCCAACAGCATTGTGAATACTTCGCCTGTATTTATGTATGAAAAAACCGAAACACTTACAACCAGCTTCTATTGGTCCAATGGAATAGAAGATGTACCACTTGCCAATATGGAGGTTCGATTGGAGATATTGTATGACTATGAAGAGCCCGATTACTATGGTGGCGAGTATTATCTTTCAGAAGGTGCTCGTGTGGTCGAAACTGAGGGAGTCGAAGAAATGGGTGAGTCAGGCATCTTTTTCGAAGACGCTGTAATCGTAGCTACTACAGACGATCTCGGAAAAATCAGCTTTACCAATCTGCCCAACATAGAAGTCCATATGAGTCTAAGACATGAGTTTGATCAAAAGAGATTTTCTTTCGATCGCTATGAGCTGCCTAGTGACTATTCTACCAGCTACATCCTCTATTATAATAGCGCAACCGAATTTAGACTCATTCACACCAACCTCACTGATGAAGATGGTAATCAAGTCTACGATTTTGACCCAGCTGACAACATTACCTTCCAATTCTCAGAAGAAGTATCATATGCATCAGCAACCCTACACAAAAACAACGTAGGTGTTGATGTTTTAGTAACTGTAACTACCAGTGGCAATACAGTAACAATCGACCCAAATGGCACCTCTCTTGAACCAGGTGTTTCTTACAACGTAAGTCTCAATGTTTCATCAGTTTTAGGCCATACCTATCAGACAGATATAGATTTTACAGTATCAGTTAATTCTATCGTACTGACCAAGGTATTAAATCTTAACTTGGATGAATCCTACTATAGCAGCTATTCAGTATATGAATCTGATAATTTTGTCTATATCGAATTTGACTCAGTAGCAGGTGCTTCAGATTATGAAATCTATGGCAAGTACAGTGGGGGAACTGATGAATTTGTTTACTTAAATACTGCATATTCAGAATTTGAAGATGTATATGTGTACCTACTCAATAGTGGCATCTCCGTACCTGAGGGTAAAAATGGCTTGTTTGATGGCAACACCTATACGCTGATCGTGAGAGCAGTTTTGGATGGTGCGAAAGGTCCATTCTCCGATCCCTTGGTCATCAGCGAAGGAGACAACAGACAAAGTCCCATAGTAGTTAGATAA
- a CDS encoding arylsulfatase — MKQLHLLMLMVLFMSLGVYAQQTLPFPPVPSASTAGPTMQESIYKSHVEPNRLPEKAPNILIILIDDVGPGTPDTYGGEIHTPNLTRVANAGISYNRFHSTAMCSPTRASLITGRNHTRVGNGQIAELANDWDGFSGTIPKSSATIAEVLKNYGYNTGAWGKWHNSPAAQTTSKGPFEYWPTGYGFEYFYGFLAGEASQYEPSLVRNTTVVETPEKLDDGSPYHLTGDIADDAILWLREQEAFAPDKPFLMYWATGASHGPHHVPVEWADKYKGKFDDGWDAYRERTFKRQKELGWIPQNAILTERNKTMASWKSIPDTEKPFQRRLMEVFAGFTEHADHHAGRILDELEQQGKLDNTLVFYIWGDNGSSSEGQNGSISELLAQNGIATEIQDHLNVLEELGGLEALGTEKTDNMYHAGWAWAGSTPYKSTKLVGAHFGGTRQPLAVSWPAGIKANKTPRPQFHHVVDIAPTVLDILDIEMPQVVNGIPQDPIDGISMRYTFDDAKAEGQRKTQFFDIMGSRGIYQDGWFACTFGPRTPWLPGAPDIAKWDPREDQWELYNLEEDWTQANDLAKKMPKKLADMKELFIIESTKNKNLPIGGGLWVLANPQEKPAPPYKEWTFRGNITRMPEFSSPSLGNTNNILTMDLNLAENANGVLYALGGFSGGLTCYMKDGYINYEYNLFEIERTKLKSKDKLNGGKAKIEVKSSYQWTAKRALEGKIQILVNGKEVLSGTIPRCAPLIFTANDCLDFGSDLGSPVSQEYFEEKPYPLEGELQITTVKYQ; from the coding sequence ATGAAACAATTGCATTTATTAATGCTAATGGTGCTATTTATGAGTCTCGGGGTGTATGCACAGCAGACGCTTCCATTCCCACCAGTACCATCTGCTTCTACAGCTGGACCCACAATGCAAGAATCAATCTACAAGTCCCATGTTGAACCCAATAGATTGCCTGAGAAAGCCCCCAATATTTTGATCATCCTGATAGATGATGTAGGACCAGGTACTCCTGACACCTACGGCGGAGAAATCCACACACCTAACCTGACTAGAGTGGCCAATGCTGGCATTTCCTACAACAGGTTTCACTCTACAGCTATGTGCTCACCAACCAGAGCCTCTTTGATTACTGGGCGCAATCATACACGCGTCGGAAACGGTCAGATTGCCGAACTAGCCAATGACTGGGATGGTTTCAGTGGGACAATACCCAAGTCAAGTGCCACCATCGCAGAGGTACTAAAAAACTATGGCTATAACACTGGCGCTTGGGGCAAGTGGCACAATTCGCCAGCTGCTCAAACGACATCCAAGGGTCCATTTGAATATTGGCCAACAGGCTATGGATTTGAGTATTTTTATGGTTTCTTGGCTGGTGAGGCGTCACAGTATGAACCGTCCTTGGTACGAAATACCACTGTAGTGGAAACACCAGAAAAACTAGATGATGGCAGCCCTTACCACCTAACAGGTGATATTGCTGATGATGCGATCCTTTGGCTCAGAGAGCAAGAAGCTTTTGCTCCTGACAAACCATTTCTCATGTATTGGGCGACAGGTGCATCGCATGGACCGCACCATGTACCAGTAGAATGGGCGGACAAGTACAAAGGTAAATTTGACGATGGGTGGGATGCTTACCGTGAAAGAACCTTCAAAAGACAAAAAGAACTCGGATGGATTCCTCAGAATGCTATACTAACGGAGCGTAACAAAACAATGGCTTCTTGGAAGTCCATTCCTGATACAGAAAAGCCATTCCAAAGACGGTTGATGGAAGTTTTTGCAGGATTCACTGAACACGCAGATCATCATGCTGGGCGTATTCTGGATGAACTAGAGCAGCAGGGGAAACTAGACAACACCTTGGTATTCTATATCTGGGGAGACAATGGATCTAGCTCAGAGGGACAAAATGGATCGATCAGTGAGTTGTTGGCTCAAAATGGTATCGCCACAGAAATTCAGGATCACTTAAATGTCTTGGAAGAACTGGGAGGTCTGGAAGCATTAGGCACCGAAAAAACCGACAACATGTATCATGCTGGTTGGGCATGGGCAGGAAGCACACCATACAAAAGCACCAAATTGGTAGGTGCACATTTTGGGGGTACACGCCAGCCACTAGCTGTGAGTTGGCCAGCAGGCATTAAAGCCAATAAAACACCAAGACCACAATTTCACCACGTAGTAGACATCGCACCTACGGTGCTAGATATATTGGATATCGAAATGCCACAAGTGGTAAATGGCATCCCTCAGGATCCGATTGACGGTATCAGTATGCGTTACACCTTTGACGATGCCAAGGCAGAAGGTCAGCGCAAAACTCAGTTTTTCGATATCATGGGTAGTAGAGGTATTTATCAAGATGGGTGGTTTGCCTGTACATTTGGTCCAAGAACACCCTGGTTGCCAGGTGCTCCAGATATTGCAAAATGGGACCCCAGAGAGGATCAGTGGGAATTATACAACCTTGAGGAAGATTGGACACAAGCCAACGATTTAGCGAAGAAAATGCCCAAAAAACTTGCAGACATGAAGGAGTTGTTCATAATCGAGTCAACGAAGAACAAGAACTTACCTATAGGCGGAGGACTATGGGTTCTTGCCAATCCTCAAGAAAAGCCAGCTCCCCCCTATAAGGAATGGACTTTTAGAGGCAACATCACCCGTATGCCTGAGTTTTCGTCTCCTTCGCTGGGCAATACCAACAACATATTGACGATGGATTTGAATCTAGCTGAGAATGCCAATGGCGTATTGTATGCATTGGGTGGCTTTTCGGGTGGCTTGACTTGCTACATGAAAGACGGCTACATCAACTATGAGTATAACCTGTTCGAAATAGAAAGAACCAAGTTGAAAAGCAAGGACAAGCTAAACGGTGGAAAGGCTAAAATAGAAGTAAAGAGTAGCTATCAATGGACAGCTAAACGAGCCTTGGAAGGTAAAATCCAAATATTAGTGAATGGAAAGGAGGTACTCAGTGGCACAATACCAAGATGTGCTCCTTTGATTTTTACTGCCAATGATTGTCTTGATTTTGGCAGTGATTTGGGTTCTCCTGTATCACAGGAATACTTTGAGGAAAAGCCGTACCCTCTTGAAGGAGAGCTACAGATAACTACAGTGAAATATCAGTAA
- a CDS encoding DUF1611 domain-containing protein, with translation MKKVIDGRALVYCEGAFNTPYGKTAHGLVRFTERYDVLGVIDSKYVGQDAGEVLDGKKSGIPVFKSLEEALKQTDGAQYFVIGIAPDGGRLPAHAKADVHAAVQNHLNVDSGLHDFMYKDAELVDLAKKNGVELRDIRRTPEREELHFFEGKIEEVNCLKLAVLGTDSAVGKRTTAWIIVHGLRKAGKKAEMIGTGQTGWMQGAKYSMVMDSLINDFVSGEIEHAVHSAWQNEQPDAIVIEGQGSLMNPAYPGGFEILAAGRPDFVILQHAPRRLEYDGFPGYPIQPIKEQIAAIEMISGKKVLAITLNHEDMDKSDIAAECEKITAATGLLCTDVLQDGPDRLVELIMQQL, from the coding sequence ATGAAAAAAGTAATAGATGGAAGGGCTCTAGTGTACTGCGAGGGTGCATTCAATACACCCTATGGGAAAACAGCCCACGGCTTGGTGAGGTTCACCGAGCGATATGACGTCTTGGGTGTCATAGATTCAAAATATGTTGGGCAAGACGCAGGAGAGGTATTGGATGGAAAGAAAAGCGGAATTCCAGTATTTAAAAGTCTTGAAGAGGCATTGAAGCAGACCGACGGTGCGCAGTATTTTGTGATTGGGATCGCTCCAGATGGGGGTAGATTGCCTGCCCATGCCAAAGCAGATGTACATGCAGCTGTCCAAAATCACCTGAACGTAGATTCAGGCTTGCATGATTTTATGTACAAAGATGCTGAACTGGTGGATTTGGCAAAGAAAAACGGGGTTGAACTCAGAGACATCAGACGTACGCCAGAGCGCGAGGAGCTTCATTTTTTTGAGGGAAAGATAGAAGAGGTCAACTGCCTAAAATTGGCAGTATTGGGGACGGATTCTGCCGTGGGGAAGAGGACAACTGCTTGGATCATCGTACATGGCTTGCGCAAAGCAGGTAAAAAGGCCGAGATGATAGGCACAGGGCAGACAGGGTGGATGCAAGGAGCCAAATACTCAATGGTGATGGATTCGTTGATCAATGATTTTGTGTCTGGCGAGATAGAACATGCCGTACACAGCGCTTGGCAGAATGAGCAACCTGATGCGATTGTGATCGAAGGTCAGGGTAGCTTGATGAACCCCGCCTACCCAGGTGGTTTTGAGATTTTGGCTGCAGGGAGACCTGATTTTGTGATTCTGCAGCATGCACCTCGTAGGTTAGAATATGACGGATTTCCAGGCTATCCAATCCAGCCTATCAAGGAGCAAATCGCTGCAATTGAGATGATTTCTGGCAAAAAAGTATTGGCTATCACACTCAACCATGAGGACATGGACAAGAGCGATATTGCTGCAGAATGTGAGAAAATCACCGCAGCTACAGGCTTGCTCTGTACTGATGTCTTGCAAGATGGTCCTGATCGTCTGGTTGAACTAATCATGCAGCAACTTTGA